A region of Panicum virgatum strain AP13 chromosome 8N, P.virgatum_v5, whole genome shotgun sequence DNA encodes the following proteins:
- the LOC120685128 gene encoding BTB/POZ and MATH domain-containing protein 1-like, translating to MASAASSPSFVTGGSSTSAITAATVTGSHVLRINGYSETLGRPTGSYISSSKFLAAGHTWYIRNYPHGYDEEAGDCMSLFLVLDGSHTATVQFTFGLLDPEGNQVYRKISRCPVALHESRSAMGFPRFIRREYFERSKYLQDNCFRIVCGITVVSGFCREASRSFFAAPVPPSDLHQDLGRLLASGKGADV from the coding sequence ATGGCCTCCGCGGCGTCTTCGCCGTCTTTTGTAACCGGCGGTAGCAGCACGTCGGCCATCACCGCGGCGACGGTGACCGGGTCACACGTCCTCAGGATCAACGGCTACTCTGAAACCCTGGGACGCCCCACCGGCAGCTACATCAGCTCCAGCAAGTTCTTGGCCGCAGGCCACACCTGGTACATCCGAAACTACCCCCATGGCTACGACGAGGAGGCCGGCGATTGCATGTCCCTGTTCCTCGTCCTGGACGGCAGCCACACCGCCACGGTACAATTCACCTTCGGCTTGCTCGATCCGGAGGGCAATCAGGTCTACAGAAAAATCTCTCGCTGCCCGGTTGCCCTGCATGAGTCCAGATCAGCCATGGGTTTCCCAAGGTTCATCCGAAGAGAGTACTTCGAGAGATCAAAGTACCTGCAGGACAACTGCTTCAGGATCGTGTGCGGCATCACCGTTGTCAGTGGCTTCTGCAGAGAGGCCAGTAGGAGCTTCTTCGCCGCCCCGGTGCCGCCCTCCGACCTGCATCAGGATCTCGGCAGGCTCCTCGCGTCAGGCAAAGGGGCTGACGTGTAA
- the LOC120686846 gene encoding BTB/POZ and MATH domain-containing protein 2-like: MSSTAASSVIGGKAAPSASAIVAEAVTGSHVLKIEGYSLTKGLGNGEFMSSSTFSVGGHRWRIRYYPDGARLDSADCISIYLQHDETADAVDAKAWFRFSVVLDEIGEPVPKFIDEGHLKTFSDKNRCWGLDKFIERKALEESACVKDDTLRVRCDVTVTKDIRTEATEQFVVVPPSNMHLQFGSLLQAGEGADVTFEVAGEKFAAHRSVLAARSPVFMDELFGPMKEKAMSYVRVDDMEPGVFKAMLHFIYTDTIAGTDEGDALATAQHLLVAADRYDLERLKLMCEEKLCNYIGTSTVVTTLALAEQHGCHGLKKACFDFLKTPSHLKEAMASEGFDHLMSSCPSVLKELLAKVAPCP, translated from the coding sequence atGTCTAGCACTGCAGCGTCGTCGGTCATCGGCGGCAAGGCGGCGCCGAGCGCGTCGGCGATCGTTGCGGAGGCCGTGACTGGGTCGCACGTGCTCAAGATCGAGGGGTACTCCCTGACCAAGGGACTCGGCAATGGCGAGTTCATGAGCTCCAGCACATTCAGCGTGGGTGGCCATCGCTGGCGTATCAGGTACTACCCTGATGGCGCTCGCTTAGACAGTGCCGATTGTATATCCATCTATCTGCAGCACGATGAAACTGCTGATGCTGTGGACGCCAAGGCATGGTTCAGATTCAGCGTCGTCCTCGACGAGATCGGTGAACCAGTGCCAAAGTTCATCGATGAGGGCCACTTGAAGACCTTCTCCGACAAAAATCGGTGCTGGGGTTTGGACAAATTCATCGAAAGGAAGGCCCTGGAGGAATCGGCCTGCGTGAAAGACGATACCCTTCGAGTCCGGTGCGATGTCACCGTCACAAAGGACATCCGCACGGAGGCCACCGAGCAGTTCGTCGTCGTGCCGCCATCCAACATGCACCTGCAATTCGGGAGTCTCCTCCAGGCCGGAGAAGGGGCGGATGTCACCTTCGAGGTTGCCGGGGAGAAGTTCGCCGCGCACAGGTCCGTGCTGGCCGCAAGGTCGCCGGTTTTCATGGATGAGCTCTTCGGCCCCATGAAGGAGAAAGCCATGAGCTACGTACGCGTCGACGACATGGAGCCTGGGGTGTTCAAAGCCATGCTCCACTTCATCTACACTGACACCATCGCAGGTACAGATGAGGGAGACGCGTTGGCGACCGCTCAGCATTTGCTTGTGGCAGCAGACAGATATGATCTGGAGAGGCTGAAGCTAATGTGCGAGGAGAAGCTGTGCAACTACATTGGCACGAGCACGGTGGTGACGACGCTGGCGCTGGCTGAGCAGCATGGCTGCCATGGGCTCAAGAAGGCATGTTTTGATTTTCTCAAGACACCAAGCCATCTCAAGGAAGCCATGGCTAGTGAGGGCTTTGACCATCTCATGAGTAGTTGCCCATCTGTGCTCAAGGAGCTGCTGGCCAAGGTTGCTCCTTGTCCCTGA
- the LOC120685127 gene encoding BTB/POZ and MATH domain-containing protein 1-like has protein sequence MKSASAIVAEAVRGLHVLKIEGYSRTKGLGNGNFIDSSTFVVGGHRWFIRYYPDGYGSDSAGWLSFYLKHQHTNATSVKASTKFSLLDEMGEPVPSHTTNWGAIATLTTTREQFGCQRFIEKKALEESAYLKDDCFAIRCDVIVSKEFRAEATPRFVAVPPSDLHQHLSRLLSSGAEADVTFRVGGETFTAHRLVLAARSPVFRAELFGPMKENHTTSRPIQIDDMEPGVFGAMLHYIYTDSLPEAAADTGGDAAAVMAQHVLVAADRYGLERLKLICEDRLCDFISTGTAAATLALAEQHGCRGLKEACFRFLRSPGNLKTIMGSDEFQHLTSSCPSLLNELLANVAP, from the coding sequence atGAAGAGTGCGTCGGCCATTGTGGCGGAGGCCGTGCGCGGCTTACACGTGCTCAAGATCGAGGGGTACTCCCGGACCAAGGGACTCGGCAATGGCAACTTCATCGACTCCAGCACATTTGTTGTGGGAGGCCATCGCTGGTTTATCAGATACTACCCCGATGGTTACGGCTCGGATAGCGCTGGTTGGTTATCGTTCTATCTCAAACACCAACATACCAATGCTACGAGCGTGAAGGCAAGCACCAAATTCAGTCTACTCGACGAGATGGGAGAACCAGTCCCATCGCATACCACTAATTGGGGCGCTATAGCCACGCTCACCACGACACGCGAACAATTCGGATGTCAGAGATTCATCGAGAAGAAGGCTCTGGAGGAATCAGCCTATCTGAAAGATGACTGTTTTGCAATCAGGTGCGATGTCATCGTCTCCAAGGAGTTCCGAGCAGAGGCCACCCCACGGTTCGTCGCCGTGCCGCCGTCAGACCTGCACCAGCACCTCAGCCGTCTCCTCTCGTCCGGCGCGGAAGCGGACGTCACGTTCCGGGTCGGCGGCGAGACCTTCACCGCGCACCGGCTCGTGCTCGCCGCCCGGTCCCCGGTGTTCAGGGCGGAGCTCTTCGGCCCGATGAAGGAGAATCACACGACGAGCCGCCCCATCCAGATCGACGACATGGAGCCTGGGGTGTTCGGCGCCATGCTCCACTACATCTACACCGACTCCCTGCCGGAGGCAGCGGCGGACACGGGCGGCGATGCGGCAGCGGTCATGGCCCAGCATGTGCTCGTCGCGGCGGACAGGTACGGCCTGGAGAGGCTGAAGCTCATCTGCGAGGACAGGCTCTGCGACTTCATCAGCactggcacggcggcggcgacgctggcGCTCGCGGAGCAGCATGGGTGTAGAGGGCTCAAGGAGGCGTGCTTCAGGTTCCTCAGGTCGCCGGGCAATTTGAAGACGATCATGGGTAGCGATGAGTTTCAGCACCTGACAAGCAGTTGCCCCTCTCTTCTCAACGAGCTGCTCGCCAACGTTGCTCCCTGA
- the LOC120685129 gene encoding BTB/POZ and MATH domain-containing protein 2-like produces the protein MAELFGALKEKAPDHCVQIHDMEPKVFMAMLQFIYTDSVPETRRGEEVAMAQHLLVAADRYDLKRLKFIGEDKLCSRIRKSTAAVTLVLAEQHGCHGLKKACFAFLSSLSNLKAVMDTDGYEHLKRRCPSFHEQLLAKLDDSKRKKIGSFWCFSVQ, from the coding sequence ATGGCGGAGCTCTTCGGGGCGCTGAAAGAAAAGGCACCGGATCACTGCGTGCAGATCCATGACATGGAACCCAAGGTGTTCATGGCGATGCTCCAGTTTATCTACACTGACTCAGTACCTGAAACGCGAAGGGGAGAAGAAGTTGCCATGGCGCAACACTTGCTTGTTGCGGCGGACAGGTACGACCTCAAGAGGCTCAAGTTCATCGGCGAGGACAAGTTGTGCAGTCGCATTAGAAAATCAACAGCGGCGGTTACATTGGTACTGGCAGAGCAGCATGGCTGCCATGGGCTTAAGAAGGCTTGCTTTGCGTTCCTCTCATCCCTTAGCAATCTAAAGGCGGTCATGGACACTGACGGATATGAACATCTGAAGAGAAGGTGCCCCTCCTTTCATGAACAACTGCTTGCCAAGCTTGACGactccaaaagaaaaaagattggGTCATTCTGGTGTTTCTCTGTTCAATAG